The following proteins are encoded in a genomic region of Caldalkalibacillus thermarum:
- a CDS encoding NUDIX domain-containing protein — protein MRMVLWGEEDCVSFRGAYHHRVELKLFPKEFHEAGHVVALALYQNQLVFTRHKRRGIEWPGGKVEKGESPLEAVVRELKEETGGVARSVWLVGQYTVFPAGETPFVKNIYVAVISHLVQHYVTGEDTYGPVLCDPNIHPSEEQGYSPLVCDGVFDRVRQTVLKIRSVY, from the coding sequence ATGAGGATGGTCCTATGGGGAGAGGAAGATTGCGTCTCTTTTCGGGGAGCTTACCACCATCGGGTTGAACTTAAACTGTTCCCCAAAGAATTTCATGAGGCCGGGCATGTTGTGGCCTTAGCTTTGTATCAAAACCAATTGGTGTTTACCCGCCACAAAAGACGGGGGATAGAATGGCCGGGCGGTAAGGTGGAAAAAGGAGAAAGCCCGCTGGAGGCCGTGGTGCGGGAATTAAAAGAGGAGACTGGCGGGGTAGCCAGGAGCGTGTGGCTTGTGGGGCAGTACACCGTGTTTCCTGCTGGTGAAACCCCCTTTGTTAAAAATATTTATGTGGCTGTCATCAGTCACTTAGTACAACACTATGTGACAGGTGAGGATACATATGGCCCGGTGTTGTGTGACCCAAATATTCACCCCTCTGAAGAACAGGGGTATTCTCCCCTCGTGTGTGATGGAGTGTTTGACCGTGTTCGGCAAACGGTTTTAAAAATCCGTTCTGTTTATTGA
- a CDS encoding SDR family oxidoreductase, giving the protein MPSRVALITGGASGLGVQTAQHLAAQGIHVMINYRQSRDKALALQQRIIEQGVRCGLVQGDVSRKEDCRRMVRQTVDQLGSLDILINNAGPYIFERKKLVAYTDEEWELMINGNLSAAFYLCREAIPHMRQKKWGRIINLGFSHAHEATGWMHRAAFAAAKVGLVSLTKSLAMEESEYGITVNMVCPGDIVGPHKEQTIKQVRQERSFNLAPIGRPGSGEDIARVIAFLVQEDSDFITGSIIDINGGLNVQAKQLTRNKKEGKPR; this is encoded by the coding sequence GTGCCAAGCCGTGTCGCATTAATTACCGGGGGTGCCAGTGGATTGGGGGTACAAACGGCCCAGCATCTTGCCGCACAAGGGATCCATGTCATGATTAACTATCGTCAAAGCCGCGATAAAGCCCTCGCACTCCAGCAGCGTATTATCGAGCAGGGTGTCCGCTGTGGGCTGGTGCAGGGGGATGTATCCCGCAAAGAAGATTGCCGCCGTATGGTTCGCCAGACAGTAGACCAACTGGGCAGCCTTGACATTTTAATTAATAACGCAGGCCCCTATATTTTTGAGCGGAAAAAACTTGTTGCCTATACGGACGAGGAATGGGAATTAATGATCAATGGCAATTTGTCGGCTGCGTTTTATTTATGCCGTGAAGCGATACCGCACATGCGCCAAAAAAAGTGGGGCAGGATTATTAATTTGGGGTTCAGCCACGCCCATGAAGCAACAGGCTGGATGCACCGGGCCGCTTTTGCAGCTGCCAAGGTTGGGCTTGTTTCGCTGACTAAAAGCTTAGCCATGGAAGAGAGCGAATACGGGATTACCGTTAATATGGTCTGTCCAGGAGATATTGTTGGCCCGCATAAGGAGCAAACGATTAAACAAGTGAGACAGGAACGATCCTTTAATTTGGCGCCCATTGGGCGGCCGGGATCTGGAGAGGATATTGCCCGGGTGATCGCTTTTCTCGTGCAGGAAGATTCCGACTTCATTACCGGCAGTATTATCGATATCAATGGCGGGTTGAATGTTCAAGCCAAGCAGTTGACACGAAACAAAAAAGAAGGGAAACCAAGATGA
- a CDS encoding isoprenylcysteine carboxyl methyltransferase family protein — protein MARREGARLTFFWGVISFVIAQRLLELGIAARNGQWMKSQGAYEVGREHYKYMVLVHVGFFLSLILEVQLWRKGLPPWWAWLFAVFVLAQVLRVWCIASLGKFWNTRIFVLPGVKLVTSGPYRFVRHPNYAVVLVEFVTLPLMFEAYFTAGLFTLLKIMLLAVRIPLEEKALQEATNYAQVFGAKSRLIP, from the coding sequence ATGGCAAGAAGGGAGGGGGCGCGCTTGACCTTTTTTTGGGGGGTTATCAGCTTCGTTATCGCGCAACGGTTGCTTGAATTAGGCATTGCTGCACGGAATGGGCAGTGGATGAAGAGCCAAGGAGCCTATGAAGTTGGCCGCGAGCATTACAAGTACATGGTATTAGTGCATGTGGGTTTCTTTTTGTCCCTTATATTAGAAGTTCAGCTCTGGCGTAAAGGGTTGCCGCCGTGGTGGGCTTGGCTGTTTGCAGTATTTGTTTTGGCTCAAGTGTTGCGTGTGTGGTGTATTGCATCGCTTGGTAAGTTCTGGAATACACGTATTTTTGTACTCCCTGGCGTTAAGCTGGTGACCAGCGGCCCCTACCGCTTTGTCCGTCATCCCAATTATGCAGTGGTTTTAGTGGAGTTTGTCACTCTTCCGTTGATGTTTGAAGCTTACTTCACCGCTGGCCTGTTTACCCTATTAAAAATCATGCTGCTTGCTGTGCGCATTCCACTGGAAGAAAAAGCTTTGCAAGAAGCGACCAATTATGCACAAGTCTTTGGCGCTAAATCCCGATTAATACCATGA
- a CDS encoding type III polyketide synthase, which produces MPAIISVHCQTPPYRVSQREVVDSVKTLFKDDYADLERYLKVFENANIDQRYFSAPLNWFSTERSFQEKNDRFIREACRLGVAAINKCLSDPRFLKRKIQPGEISAIIFISSSGLATPTIEARIMNLLPFSPHTVRLPIWGLGCAGGAAGIARACDYCLAHPEQSVLVLSVELCSLTFQHQDKSKSNLVGTSLFADGAACVLVAGDQSPLLKLSFLRSVPWIVGSQSSFKPHSEDVMGWEIKNEGFYVVFSKSIPFVIKDWLRPNVEQFLARHRLQLERCQHWIVHPGGQKVLEAYSVALGIPLSRLSTAQYVLKNYGNMSSATVLFVLEHFLRQEIEWGDYGLLTALGPGFSSEMVLLQWQEGRGRA; this is translated from the coding sequence ATGCCTGCCATTATATCCGTCCATTGTCAAACCCCTCCTTACCGCGTGTCTCAGCGGGAAGTTGTTGATTCCGTCAAAACCTTGTTTAAAGATGATTATGCTGACCTGGAGCGTTATTTAAAGGTGTTTGAAAATGCTAACATTGACCAGCGCTATTTTAGTGCCCCTTTAAACTGGTTTAGCACGGAGCGCTCTTTTCAGGAAAAGAATGACCGGTTTATCCGTGAGGCGTGCCGCCTGGGTGTGGCGGCGATTAATAAGTGCCTGTCTGACCCGAGGTTTTTAAAGAGGAAGATCCAGCCCGGAGAGATTAGTGCGATTATTTTCATTTCCAGCTCAGGGTTAGCCACTCCTACGATTGAGGCCCGAATCATGAATCTCCTTCCTTTCTCCCCTCATACGGTACGCCTCCCGATTTGGGGCTTGGGCTGTGCAGGGGGAGCTGCTGGCATAGCCAGAGCCTGTGATTATTGTCTGGCTCATCCAGAACAGAGTGTATTGGTACTCAGTGTAGAGTTATGCAGTTTAACATTCCAACACCAGGATAAATCTAAAAGCAATCTGGTAGGTACCTCCTTATTTGCGGATGGGGCGGCTTGTGTTTTGGTAGCAGGTGATCAATCTCCGTTGCTTAAGCTATCCTTTTTGAGATCTGTTCCATGGATTGTAGGCTCACAATCTTCCTTTAAGCCCCACTCCGAAGATGTGATGGGCTGGGAGATTAAGAACGAGGGGTTTTATGTGGTCTTTTCCAAGAGCATTCCCTTTGTCATTAAAGATTGGCTGAGGCCTAATGTGGAACAGTTTTTGGCCCGTCATCGTTTACAATTGGAACGGTGTCAACATTGGATTGTCCATCCCGGTGGGCAAAAAGTGTTGGAGGCCTACAGTGTGGCGTTGGGCATTCCCTTGTCACGTTTATCGACAGCACAATACGTCTTAAAAAATTATGGCAACATGTCATCAGCCACGGTTTTATTTGTGTTGGAACACTTTCTGCGGCAAGAGATCGAATGGGGTGACTATGGACTGCTGACGGCCCTTGGTCCCGGATTCAGCTCCGAGATGGTCTTGCTCCAATGGCAAGAAGGGAGGGGGCGCGCTTGA
- a CDS encoding spore coat protein has translation MVTKQDPNVIANPSSNQPKGPQMNDRDRMNDCLATEKYLCQSINTATWEASHDQLHQDLKTILNQTQECHRNLYNLMFKKGWYKLQAADQMQIDNTYQQFSNYTAQLPYQNQMQ, from the coding sequence ATGGTGACCAAACAAGATCCCAATGTGATTGCCAATCCTTCCTCCAACCAGCCTAAAGGCCCCCAAATGAATGATCGTGACCGTATGAATGATTGTTTAGCCACGGAAAAATATCTGTGTCAAAGTATTAATACAGCCACATGGGAAGCGAGTCACGATCAACTACATCAAGATTTGAAAACCATCTTAAATCAAACTCAGGAGTGTCATCGCAACTTATATAACTTGATGTTTAAAAAAGGATGGTACAAGCTGCAAGCTGCCGATCAAATGCAAATTGACAATACGTACCAACAATTTTCCAACTATACTGCCCAACTTCCTTATCAGAATCAAATGCAATAA
- a CDS encoding YjcZ family sporulation protein: MSGAYPVSPWSSFALIVVLFILLIIVGCGCFLGHVAY, encoded by the coding sequence ATGAGTGGTGCTTATCCTGTATCTCCTTGGAGCTCATTTGCGTTGATTGTAGTGTTGTTCATTCTGCTCATCATCGTTGGATGTGGGTGCTTCTTAGGCCACGTCGCTTATTAA
- a CDS encoding transposase has translation MFGHIKGNRSFRRFSLRGLDKVHVEFGIVALAHNILKVAGIRQLLSDKNRKNIKASGEKRIVFLHLLHFKDLSDSHVRRGVG, from the coding sequence GTGTTCGGTCACATCAAGGGCAATCGGTCGTTCCGCAGATTTTCTTTGCGGGGCCTCGACAAGGTACATGTCGAGTTTGGGATTGTGGCATTAGCCCACAACATACTGAAAGTAGCCGGCATCCGCCAGCTACTTTCAGATAAAAATCGAAAAAATATAAAAGCAAGTGGAGAGAAACGAATTGTTTTTCTCCACTTGCTTCATTTTAAGGACTTATCGGACAGCCACGTGAGAAGGGGGGTTGGATGA
- a CDS encoding transposase produces MSRIQEDIKNAKNWTYCEEDDCFICPNGRRVTFKKYKNKKNPSGYEQSFKIYECEDCTDCPLKAKCTKAKGNRQVHWNPIFEEMKAEEMKAKAKTALECEEKAAIYARRKVEAELVCSVTSRAIGRSADFLCGASTRYMSSLGLWH; encoded by the coding sequence ATGTCACGGATTCAGGAAGACATTAAAAATGCCAAAAACTGGACCTATTGTGAAGAGGATGATTGTTTTATTTGCCCGAATGGAAGGAGAGTAACGTTTAAAAAATACAAAAACAAAAAGAATCCATCTGGCTATGAACAAAGCTTCAAAATATACGAATGTGAAGATTGTACCGATTGCCCATTGAAAGCGAAATGCACAAAAGCGAAGGGAAATCGTCAAGTTCACTGGAATCCCATCTTCGAAGAAATGAAAGCAGAAGAAATGAAAGCAAAGGCCAAAACAGCCCTTGAATGTGAAGAGAAAGCCGCCATCTACGCTCGACGCAAAGTCGAGGCAGAATTAGTGTGTTCGGTCACATCAAGGGCAATCGGTCGTTCCGCAGATTTTCTTTGCGGGGCCTCGACAAGGTACATGTCGAGTTTGGGATTGTGGCATTAG
- a CDS encoding transposase, which yields MSRTYKGCDGYAPLLAYIGREGYGLYAELREGRTHVQKEVDQKLREMIPRAKSMTEKPLLLRMDAGNDALNNLAVCQEEGVHFIIKRNLRRESPEA from the coding sequence GTGAGCCGGACCTACAAAGGCTGTGATGGCTATGCCCCCTTATTGGCCTATATTGGCCGGGAAGGGTACGGGTTGTATGCCGAGTTGCGCGAAGGGCGCACCCATGTCCAGAAAGAGGTGGACCAAAAACTGCGGGAGATGATTCCTCGGGCCAAAAGCATGACAGAGAAACCCTTGTTGTTACGGATGGATGCCGGCAACGATGCCCTGAACAACCTGGCCGTTTGTCAGGAAGAAGGGGTGCATTTTATCATTAAACGCAACCTGCGCCGGGAATCCCCCGAAGCCTAG
- a CDS encoding LLM class flavin-dependent oxidoreductase, with amino-acid sequence MEIGIYTFGERTVDPETGQLISPGERLQNLMEEIELADQVGLDVFGIGEHHRPDYTVSAPAVVLAAAGTRTKRIRLTSAVNVLSSDDPVRVFQQFATLDLLTQGRAEIMVGRGSFIESFPLFGYDLKDYDELFEEKLDLLLKLRESERVTWAGKHRPSLDNLGIYPRPLQNPLPVWIAVGGTPESAVRAGMLGLPMALGIIGGLPERFAPFAQLHREAAQKAGHETPRLSINSHGFLADSSREAADIAFPAFKTMMDRLGRERGWPPLTREQFEFSLSLRGANFVGSPEQVIEKILFQHEIFGHDRFLLQLTVGTLPHKKVLRAIELLGTKVAPAVKREIARKNRKP; translated from the coding sequence ATGGAAATCGGCATTTACACATTTGGAGAACGGACGGTTGATCCGGAAACCGGTCAATTGATTAGCCCGGGGGAACGGCTGCAAAACTTGATGGAGGAAATTGAACTAGCCGATCAAGTCGGACTGGATGTGTTCGGCATTGGTGAACATCATCGTCCCGACTACACCGTATCGGCTCCAGCGGTAGTGCTTGCCGCTGCCGGGACCCGCACCAAACGCATTCGGTTGACCAGTGCAGTAAACGTCTTAAGCTCTGACGATCCGGTGAGGGTGTTTCAACAATTTGCCACCTTGGACCTGCTCACTCAAGGCCGCGCTGAAATCATGGTCGGCCGCGGTTCGTTTATCGAATCCTTTCCCCTTTTTGGCTACGACCTGAAAGATTATGACGAGCTTTTTGAAGAAAAGCTTGATCTGCTGCTCAAGCTGCGAGAATCCGAACGGGTCACATGGGCGGGAAAGCATCGTCCGTCGCTGGACAATCTAGGGATCTATCCGCGGCCTCTGCAAAATCCGCTTCCGGTTTGGATAGCCGTTGGAGGAACCCCGGAGTCGGCCGTCCGTGCAGGCATGCTCGGTCTTCCGATGGCACTGGGCATCATCGGTGGTCTGCCCGAACGGTTCGCCCCCTTTGCTCAATTACACCGGGAGGCAGCGCAAAAGGCGGGGCACGAAACGCCACGCCTCAGTATCAATTCACATGGTTTTCTCGCCGATTCGTCGCGGGAAGCAGCTGACATTGCATTTCCAGCGTTTAAAACGATGATGGATCGGCTGGGACGGGAACGCGGTTGGCCGCCATTGACCCGGGAGCAGTTCGAATTCTCTCTTTCCTTACGGGGCGCCAATTTTGTCGGCAGCCCTGAGCAGGTGATCGAAAAAATCTTGTTCCAGCATGAAATTTTCGGCCACGATCGCTTCCTTCTGCAATTGACCGTCGGCACGCTGCCGCACAAAAAAGTGTTGCGTGCCATCGAACTGCTGGGTACTAAAGTGGCACCGGCCGTCAAGCGGGAAATTGCCCGCAAAAATCGTAAACCGTAA
- a CDS encoding nitroreductase family protein, which yields MDVLKAIRTRRSIGKVKPDLVEKDKIEKILEAASWAPNHHMTEPWKFFVLTGEGRRPLGRILAEIAKEGMEDPDTPQNREKLKRAEAKAFRAPVIIAVACTPAVAKPNVEKIEEQAAVSAAIQNMLLTAHALGLGAIWRTGKPAYHPKMKALFGLKEEDELMGFIYLGYPDIEPPLRTRTPVEKKTIWIENDQPYA from the coding sequence ATGGACGTACTCAAAGCTATTCGTACCCGGCGCAGTATTGGCAAGGTGAAACCGGACCTGGTGGAGAAGGACAAGATTGAAAAAATATTGGAGGCGGCCAGCTGGGCTCCCAATCACCATATGACCGAACCATGGAAATTTTTCGTGCTGACTGGAGAAGGCAGGCGTCCTTTGGGGCGCATACTGGCTGAGATTGCCAAAGAGGGAATGGAGGATCCAGACACACCCCAAAACCGGGAGAAACTAAAACGGGCAGAAGCAAAAGCCTTCCGGGCCCCGGTCATCATTGCTGTTGCTTGTACGCCAGCAGTTGCGAAACCCAATGTCGAGAAAATAGAAGAACAAGCAGCTGTCAGTGCGGCGATCCAAAATATGCTTCTCACCGCTCATGCTTTAGGACTGGGTGCGATATGGCGCACCGGAAAACCTGCTTATCATCCGAAAATGAAGGCATTGTTCGGTTTAAAGGAAGAAGATGAACTGATGGGCTTTATTTATCTCGGTTACCCCGATATTGAACCACCGCTACGGACTAGAACGCCTGTGGAAAAGAAAACAATCTGGATCGAAAACGATCAACCCTATGCTTAA
- a CDS encoding CPBP family intramembrane glutamic endopeptidase, whose product MNKRDMLEQMDNRTLYLNLVLTQGILLVAGLILYHFFLRRKVFLTDLFHTERLLFAVAAGLGFAAIVLLIDFVLMRFVPKSYFDDGGVNERLFRDVNVWQIALIAVGVALVEEWLFRAVLQNLLGWFWASLMFALIHFRYFNQWLYALLVIVISFGFGGLYEWTGSFWAVFTAHFAIDFTLGVMLRYRLFHKE is encoded by the coding sequence ATGAACAAGCGCGATATGTTGGAACAAATGGACAACCGCACATTATATCTTAATCTTGTCCTAACCCAGGGCATTCTGCTGGTGGCCGGACTCATCCTCTATCACTTTTTTCTGCGGCGGAAGGTTTTCTTGACTGATCTGTTTCATACTGAGCGGCTTTTGTTTGCGGTTGCAGCAGGCCTAGGATTTGCTGCCATTGTGCTGCTCATTGATTTCGTGTTAATGAGATTTGTGCCCAAATCATACTTTGATGATGGCGGTGTTAATGAGCGTTTATTCCGAGACGTCAATGTATGGCAAATCGCCTTGATCGCAGTAGGTGTTGCCTTGGTTGAGGAATGGTTGTTCAGGGCCGTCCTTCAAAATTTATTGGGCTGGTTTTGGGCCAGCTTAATGTTTGCGCTTATCCATTTTCGCTATTTTAATCAATGGCTGTATGCCTTGCTGGTCATTGTGATCAGTTTTGGGTTTGGCGGGTTATATGAGTGGACCGGAAGTTTTTGGGCTGTATTTACGGCCCACTTTGCCATTGATTTTACATTGGGCGTCATGTTGCGTTACCGTCTGTTTCACAAAGAATAA
- a CDS encoding RecQ family ATP-dependent DNA helicase: MKQGSHRETMNYGEEKVNLEQLLQVHFGYRSFRHGQREIICSVLSGNDTLVVKSTGGGKSLCYQLPSFVLSGLTVVITPLISLMEDQLREARLQGRKDVMALHSGLSLSERQLILRDLHRYRLLYVSPEGIQNHQLLHHLKQLHIALFVVDEAHCISQWGHDFRTDYLKLADVREVLGRPPCLALTATATREVVEDICRCLRLVDPQTFIYSVDRPNIAIYVEKVNGEAEKLAKIENFLQKRHDPGMIYFSSRQKAEEVCQTLISRGIHDVAYYHGGMSSDERQKIQHQFLQGDLRLICATSAFGMGINKPDIRFVIHYHFPPNLESYVQEMGRASRDGERGLSYVLVQEGDKQIPYHFVEQEYLQESHLQRLFTLFDYYFGKDLLVPFVKLCEQVGCSAQALETALFYLEQLEVCRFQRFKEQQPVAVTGQVTPELREQIRKTLEVLRRHKLKKIQHMYHWLNLKRPNCRRRFILDYFAHPHQQSFREQSIKPESCCDHCGLASDVIWTDVENPCRTSRAHALTWQEKVRRLWPVEGAD; encoded by the coding sequence ATGAAACAGGGGAGCCACAGGGAAACGATGAACTACGGGGAGGAAAAGGTTAATCTTGAACAGCTTTTGCAGGTTCATTTCGGATACCGGTCATTTCGTCATGGCCAGCGTGAGATTATCTGCTCAGTTCTGAGCGGGAACGATACACTGGTTGTTAAATCGACCGGAGGAGGAAAATCATTATGTTACCAGCTTCCTTCCTTTGTGTTGTCCGGCTTAACGGTGGTGATCACACCGTTAATTTCATTGATGGAAGATCAACTGCGTGAAGCCCGGCTGCAAGGGCGCAAAGATGTGATGGCGCTGCACAGCGGGCTATCCTTGTCTGAACGTCAGCTGATCCTAAGGGATCTTCACCGCTATCGTTTGCTGTATGTATCCCCGGAAGGGATTCAAAACCACCAACTTCTACACCATTTAAAACAGCTGCATATAGCCCTGTTTGTGGTGGATGAGGCTCACTGCATATCCCAGTGGGGGCATGATTTTCGTACTGATTATTTGAAGCTGGCCGATGTAAGGGAGGTGCTTGGACGGCCACCCTGTTTGGCACTCACCGCCACAGCGACCAGGGAAGTGGTGGAGGATATCTGTCGCTGTTTAAGACTGGTCGACCCTCAGACTTTTATTTACAGTGTTGACCGGCCCAATATTGCCATCTATGTAGAAAAGGTGAATGGAGAAGCGGAGAAACTGGCCAAAATCGAGAACTTTTTGCAAAAACGGCATGATCCCGGGATGATTTATTTTTCTTCCCGCCAAAAAGCGGAAGAGGTCTGCCAGACGTTGATCTCCAGAGGGATTCATGATGTGGCCTATTATCACGGGGGAATGAGCAGTGATGAGCGGCAGAAGATCCAACATCAATTCCTCCAGGGTGACTTGCGGCTGATTTGCGCCACCAGTGCCTTTGGGATGGGGATTAATAAGCCTGACATCCGCTTTGTCATTCATTATCATTTTCCACCTAACTTGGAAAGCTATGTGCAGGAAATGGGCCGTGCCAGCCGTGATGGAGAGAGAGGGCTCTCTTACGTGCTTGTCCAAGAAGGAGATAAACAGATTCCCTATCATTTTGTTGAGCAGGAATATCTGCAGGAATCCCATTTGCAGCGCCTGTTCACACTTTTTGACTATTATTTTGGAAAAGACCTTCTTGTGCCTTTTGTTAAACTGTGTGAACAAGTGGGTTGTTCAGCCCAAGCGCTGGAGACGGCCCTGTTTTATCTGGAACAGCTGGAGGTGTGCCGTTTCCAGCGGTTTAAAGAACAGCAGCCTGTCGCTGTTACAGGACAAGTAACACCTGAGCTCAGGGAGCAGATAAGAAAGACATTGGAGGTCTTAAGGCGACATAAGCTGAAAAAGATTCAGCATATGTATCACTGGCTAAATCTGAAGCGTCCCAATTGCAGGCGCCGGTTTATCCTGGACTATTTTGCCCACCCCCATCAGCAATCCTTTAGAGAACAAAGTATTAAGCCTGAGAGCTGTTGTGATCATTGCGGCCTCGCCTCTGACGTGATTTGGACGGACGTGGAAAATCCATGTCGCACGTCCCGGGCTCATGCGTTAACCTGGCAAGAAAAAGTCAGGCGGCTGTGGCCAGTCGAAGGAGCAGATTAA